A single Parabacteroides timonensis DNA region contains:
- a CDS encoding RluA family pseudouridine synthase gives MDKFHFFSHPISHIPLPEQFTFPFHYTPHPLSVVAAEEVQAYLLSRKDWESDLQQGKMFGVLIVQTATGELGFLAAFSGILAGKNLHSYFVPPIYDLQQPQGFFRIEEDQISAINARIRLLQTDKEYTACKEQLAETSRQAEQSLSEAKEQLKVAQKNREIKRQANPDAAELAAMVRESQFQKAELKRLKQQWNERIETLQSEVKTFEATIEQLKAERKTRSAALQQQLFEQFRILNAKGDVKDLCELFNETEQKTPPAGAGECAAPKLLQYAYLHQLKPLAMAEFWWGDSPKMEIRRHGYYYPACKGKCEPILKHMLQGLNVEANPLSVNKHKEAEPEILLEDEWLLVINKPTGMLSVPGKMDTESVYQWLTIRYPDATGPMIVHRLDMATSGLLLIAKTKAIHQNLQAQFKNRTVKKRYIALLDGPVASDQGTIDLPLCLDPEDRPRQIVNEEYGKPAITNYQVLERNLHYTRIAFYPLTGRTHQLRVHAAHPKGLNAPIIGDELYGKKDDRLYLHAEYLEFRHPITGEVVCVEKKADF, from the coding sequence ATGGATAAGTTTCATTTTTTCAGTCATCCAATATCCCACATACCACTACCGGAACAATTTACATTTCCGTTTCATTATACCCCTCATCCCTTGTCGGTAGTGGCAGCAGAAGAGGTGCAGGCTTATCTTTTGTCAAGAAAAGACTGGGAGAGCGACTTGCAACAAGGGAAAATGTTCGGTGTACTGATCGTACAGACTGCGACAGGAGAACTGGGTTTCCTGGCCGCATTCTCCGGTATACTGGCAGGCAAAAACCTGCACAGCTATTTCGTTCCTCCGATCTACGACCTGCAACAACCACAAGGTTTCTTCCGGATCGAAGAAGACCAGATCTCCGCAATCAACGCCCGGATCAGGCTGCTTCAGACAGATAAGGAATATACCGCCTGCAAGGAGCAACTGGCGGAAACAAGCCGTCAGGCCGAACAAAGCCTCAGCGAAGCAAAAGAGCAACTGAAAGTCGCTCAAAAAAATCGCGAAATCAAACGGCAGGCTAATCCGGATGCGGCAGAACTGGCTGCCATGGTTCGCGAAAGCCAGTTTCAGAAAGCGGAACTAAAGCGGTTAAAGCAGCAATGGAACGAACGAATTGAGACTTTACAATCCGAAGTAAAAACATTCGAAGCAACGATCGAGCAACTGAAAGCTGAACGCAAGACGCGCTCGGCCGCCTTACAACAACAGCTGTTCGAACAGTTCCGGATACTGAATGCTAAAGGAGATGTAAAAGATCTATGTGAACTATTCAATGAAACGGAACAAAAAACACCTCCTGCCGGAGCAGGAGAATGCGCTGCTCCCAAACTCCTGCAATACGCTTACCTGCACCAGTTGAAGCCACTTGCTATGGCCGAATTCTGGTGGGGTGATTCCCCGAAGATGGAAATCCGCCGTCACGGTTATTATTATCCGGCGTGTAAAGGAAAATGCGAGCCAATATTAAAACACATGTTGCAGGGATTGAATGTAGAAGCAAACCCGCTCTCTGTAAACAAGCACAAAGAGGCTGAACCGGAAATCTTACTGGAAGACGAATGGCTATTGGTAATCAATAAACCGACCGGGATGTTATCTGTCCCCGGAAAAATGGATACAGAATCTGTTTATCAGTGGCTAACCATCCGTTATCCGGATGCAACAGGCCCGATGATCGTGCACCGGTTGGATATGGCGACTTCCGGCCTGCTTCTTATAGCAAAAACAAAAGCTATCCACCAGAATTTACAGGCACAATTCAAAAACCGCACGGTAAAGAAACGGTATATCGCCTTACTGGACGGACCGGTCGCGTCCGACCAGGGAACCATCGACCTTCCGTTATGCCTGGATCCGGAGGATCGTCCCCGTCAGATTGTAAACGAAGAATACGGAAAGCCTGCTATAACAAACTACCAGGTTCTGGAACGTAACCTCCATTATACACGTATCGCTTTCTATCCCCTCACCGGCCGGACACACCAACTACGTGTACACGCCGCTCATCCAAAAGGTTTGAACGCTCCCATTATCGGTGATGAATTATATGGAAAAAAGGACGATCGGCTGTATTTGCATGCCGAATACCTGGAATTCAGGCATCCTATTACAGGAGAAGTAGTTTGCGTGGAAAAAAAGGCTGATTTTTAG
- the folD gene encoding bifunctional methylenetetrahydrofolate dehydrogenase/methenyltetrahydrofolate cyclohydrolase FolD, with amino-acid sequence MEDNHYQLLDGKAVSAQMKKEMAEEVAQIKAAGGKIPHLAAILVGHDGGSETYVASKVKTCEEIGFKSTLIRYEDDVTEEELLRRVDELNNDPDVDGFIVQLPLPKHISEQKIIEAIDYRKDVDGFHPINVGRMSIGLPCFVSATPAGILELLKRYEIETSGKHCVVLGRSNIVGKPMAMLMMQKNYPGNCTVTVCHSRSNNLKEMCLSADIIIVALGVPEFLKADMVKEGAVIVDVGTTRMPSSVTKSGYKLTGDVKFDEVAPKCSYITPVPGGVGPMTIISLMRNTLLAGKKAIYK; translated from the coding sequence ATGGAAGACAATCATTATCAATTACTGGACGGAAAAGCTGTTTCTGCTCAAATGAAGAAAGAGATGGCAGAAGAAGTCGCCCAGATCAAAGCGGCAGGCGGTAAGATCCCTCATCTGGCTGCCATTCTGGTGGGTCATGATGGAGGTAGTGAAACCTACGTGGCCAGTAAAGTAAAGACTTGTGAAGAGATCGGTTTCAAATCGACACTGATTCGTTACGAGGACGACGTGACCGAAGAAGAGTTGCTTCGTCGTGTTGACGAACTGAATAACGATCCGGATGTGGATGGCTTTATTGTACAGCTTCCTCTTCCGAAACATATCTCAGAGCAAAAGATTATTGAGGCGATCGATTACCGTAAAGATGTTGACGGTTTCCATCCGATCAATGTAGGACGTATGTCGATCGGTCTTCCTTGTTTTGTTTCTGCCACACCGGCAGGTATTCTGGAATTGCTGAAACGTTACGAAATAGAAACCAGCGGCAAACATTGCGTAGTGTTGGGACGTAGCAATATTGTCGGAAAGCCGATGGCTATGCTGATGATGCAGAAAAATTATCCGGGCAACTGTACGGTAACAGTTTGCCACAGCCGCTCGAACAACCTGAAAGAGATGTGTTTGAGTGCCGATATTATCATTGTCGCTTTGGGTGTTCCCGAATTCCTGAAAGCTGATATGGTGAAGGAAGGCGCTGTTATTGTCGATGTCGGCACTACCCGTATGCCGAGTAGCGTGACTAAAAGCGGTTACAAGCTGACAGGGGATGTGAAGTTTGATGAAGTGGCACCAAAATGCTCTTATATAACACCTGTACCGGGTGGCGTAGGACCTATGACAATCATTTCCTTAATGCGTAACACACTGTTAGCCGGGAAGAAAGCGATTTATAAGTAA
- a CDS encoding SDR family NAD(P)-dependent oxidoreductase, with the protein MADNYLEKKYEEYQSRKKAGIKTGYGIKKKNTLHKTRRVFVTDGTGELGKVIVKSFRMAGNRVAFCSTDEEAGQLMAEKTGTTFHHANINDKISLDNCLRHILEDWGDLDILINTGACQTNPITETSMEDFEQLLSANLLSAFVTSRRLALHRRSQSEANPYGRIINLSETNVTTGGILSLTSTLAASLAEWHITVNSVTAAGIPEFAEDVARMCLFLCQEQNESINGENITIGGGLSKRIY; encoded by the coding sequence ATGGCAGATAACTATCTGGAAAAGAAATACGAAGAATACCAATCCAGAAAAAAAGCCGGAATAAAAACCGGCTACGGTATAAAAAAGAAAAATACGCTCCACAAAACCAGAAGAGTTTTTGTAACGGATGGAACCGGAGAGCTCGGCAAAGTGATAGTAAAATCATTCCGCATGGCAGGTAACCGGGTCGCTTTTTGCAGCACGGATGAAGAAGCCGGCCAATTAATGGCTGAAAAGACCGGCACAACTTTCCATCATGCAAATATCAACGACAAGATCTCCCTGGATAACTGCCTGCGACATATCCTGGAGGATTGGGGTGACCTGGATATACTAATCAATACTGGCGCCTGTCAAACAAATCCGATCACGGAAACCAGCATGGAAGATTTCGAACAACTTCTTTCCGCCAATCTATTATCAGCCTTCGTCACGTCACGCCGCCTGGCCTTACATCGCCGCTCGCAAAGCGAAGCGAATCCGTACGGAAGAATTATAAATCTGTCGGAAACCAATGTCACAACCGGAGGCATCCTTTCATTAACATCCACCCTGGCCGCTTCACTCGCGGAATGGCATATAACAGTCAATTCCGTTACTGCTGCCGGGATACCGGAATTTGCAGAAGATGTAGCCCGTATGTGTCTGTTCCTCTGTCAGGAACAAAATGAATCGATTAATGGAGAAAACATAACAATTGGCGGAGGTCTATCGAAAAGAATATATTGA
- a CDS encoding VapE domain-containing protein, whose protein sequence is MIYKLINRMKQAVRRFLSVSHADSRSPKSRWIVGMTKDLRSFLNERFDFRYNLLDGTTEYRRKGAVGQPFLPVDERAINGMIVDARLKGISFFRGDVQMMILSDKVQSYNPFHLYMDELPGWDGVDRVTPLLLRISAEEMWLKGGRCWLRAMVSQWMGCERSHANVLTPVLISAVQGYGKSTFCRQLLPDTLKNYYLDNLPLTSGANPERKLVKAGLINLDEFDRIGEKQQASLKNLLQMLSVPIYRGKRLGWVNEARLASFIGTTNSRQFLTDATGSRRFLCVEVDSPISTEPIEYEQLYAQLKSEHLAGEPDFLTSEEEAVLQRRNKRYYCQSPLEDVFRACFHQPSPGEKGHWMTASEIFAFMHRFNPSALRGITAKQLSFKLSGMGFVPKHRAYGNCYFVVPVQV, encoded by the coding sequence ATGATTTACAAGTTGATTAACCGGATGAAGCAGGCTGTTCGACGTTTCCTGTCTGTTTCCCATGCGGATTCACGTTCACCCAAGTCTCGCTGGATTGTGGGAATGACGAAGGATCTGCGTAGTTTTCTGAACGAACGTTTTGACTTTCGTTACAACCTGTTGGACGGTACGACCGAATATCGGAGAAAAGGTGCTGTCGGTCAACCTTTCCTTCCTGTGGACGAACGGGCGATTAATGGGATGATTGTGGATGCTCGCCTAAAAGGCATCTCTTTTTTTCGGGGCGATGTACAGATGATGATTCTTTCCGATAAAGTGCAGTCGTATAATCCGTTTCACCTGTATATGGATGAATTGCCGGGATGGGATGGAGTGGATCGGGTAACGCCTTTGCTACTTCGTATCTCTGCAGAAGAGATGTGGTTGAAAGGGGGGCGTTGTTGGCTCAGGGCAATGGTTTCGCAGTGGATGGGATGCGAGCGGTCGCATGCCAATGTATTGACACCTGTTCTGATCAGTGCGGTACAGGGCTATGGGAAAAGTACTTTTTGCCGGCAGTTGCTTCCTGATACATTGAAGAATTACTACCTGGATAACCTGCCATTGACGTCTGGTGCTAATCCGGAACGTAAACTGGTAAAAGCGGGACTCATTAATCTGGACGAGTTCGACCGTATTGGAGAGAAGCAACAAGCAAGTTTGAAAAATCTGTTGCAGATGCTCTCTGTTCCTATCTACCGGGGAAAACGATTGGGGTGGGTGAACGAAGCGCGTTTGGCCTCCTTTATCGGTACAACTAATTCCCGCCAGTTCCTGACCGATGCAACAGGAAGCCGTCGTTTCCTTTGTGTAGAGGTAGATTCTCCTATTTCCACTGAACCGATAGAGTATGAACAGTTATATGCGCAACTCAAATCGGAGCATCTGGCAGGTGAACCTGATTTTTTGACATCGGAGGAAGAGGCTGTTTTGCAGCGTCGTAATAAACGGTATTATTGTCAGTCGCCTTTGGAAGATGTATTCCGTGCTTGTTTTCATCAGCCTTCGCCAGGCGAGAAAGGCCATTGGATGACAGCTTCGGAGATATTTGCTTTTATGCACCGTTTCAATCCGTCCGCTTTGCGGGGAATAACGGCAAAGCAACTGAGCTTCAAACTTTCAGGGATGGGATTTGTACCCAAGCATCGGGCGTATGGAAATTGTTATTTTGTGGTGCCGGTACAGGTTTGA
- a CDS encoding McrC family protein, which translates to MKTTDNNCGNCTVDDKDLSDLQKIGNIKIADLQSDKFPNLLIFPQNFNLYGDNIHKEKIFTLDSNNRLKTGNIMGFIGINETQLTIRSRFSEEDEEDFFLHYMLQKVFSINLFELKHSSNTDKVFDFLLYLFPYYLKAAYSQGIFKEYEKKEYNNANIRGYININKHIRYNIPFNGNIVYKTREYSYNNHITQLIRHTIEFIKLHPLGKFILKDNTEIQNIVLQIISVTPTYNRNERVIVISQNMRPLSHPYFSKYKELQSLCLQILRYEGLKYGDNNDLIYGLLFNGAWLWEEYMNVILKDNFNHYSCHKGKIFNLLKEIKTNTLIQKVIPDFISKSKPFIIIDTKYIPLDKGNKYADYEEKALNIYYKTITYMYRWNSKLGVLLYPCTDSTLKTNTYQIIDTNGQLISMGFPIPQKILTYSDFCRAIKEAEYILKQILNNYSLSQKSNKLTYTIEACRVEHPNAYKPWTPDDDDKLEALWCEGKTTKELSDIFQRKPGAIRSRIKKLELEIKYIR; encoded by the coding sequence ATGAAAACGACAGATAATAATTGCGGGAACTGTACCGTCGATGATAAAGATTTATCCGATTTACAAAAGATCGGTAATATAAAAATTGCCGACCTTCAGTCAGACAAATTCCCTAATCTTCTAATTTTTCCACAGAATTTCAATCTGTATGGAGATAACATCCATAAAGAAAAAATATTCACGCTTGATAGTAATAATAGGCTTAAAACGGGGAATATAATGGGATTTATAGGTATTAATGAAACTCAATTAACCATCAGATCCCGTTTCTCAGAAGAAGATGAGGAGGATTTTTTTTTACATTATATGTTACAAAAAGTATTCTCTATCAACTTGTTTGAACTCAAACATTCATCTAATACAGATAAAGTATTTGATTTCTTACTATATTTATTTCCCTACTACCTAAAAGCTGCATACAGCCAAGGTATATTCAAGGAATATGAGAAAAAAGAATATAATAACGCCAATATACGAGGATATATAAATATAAATAAGCATATCAGATATAATATTCCTTTCAATGGAAATATTGTATATAAAACAAGGGAATATAGTTATAACAATCACATAACACAATTAATCAGACATACAATTGAGTTTATTAAGCTTCACCCGTTAGGTAAATTCATTTTAAAAGACAATACAGAAATACAAAATATAGTATTACAAATAATCTCAGTAACACCAACATATAACAGAAATGAAAGAGTAATTGTTATCTCTCAAAATATGCGTCCGCTAAGTCATCCTTACTTTTCAAAATATAAAGAACTACAGAGCTTATGTCTGCAAATTCTCCGGTATGAAGGATTAAAATACGGAGACAACAACGATCTAATTTATGGTTTACTGTTTAACGGAGCATGGCTTTGGGAAGAATACATGAATGTGATTCTAAAAGATAATTTTAATCATTACAGCTGCCATAAAGGCAAGATATTTAATCTTTTAAAAGAAATTAAAACCAATACTCTTATACAAAAAGTTATACCTGATTTTATCAGCAAGAGCAAACCTTTTATAATCATCGATACAAAATATATTCCTTTAGACAAAGGAAATAAATATGCTGACTATGAAGAAAAAGCATTAAATATTTATTATAAAACAATCACCTATATGTATCGATGGAATTCCAAATTAGGAGTCCTGCTTTACCCATGTACCGATAGCACATTAAAAACAAACACCTATCAGATCATAGATACAAACGGACAGCTCATCAGTATGGGATTCCCTATTCCTCAAAAGATCCTAACTTATTCCGATTTCTGCAGAGCCATCAAAGAGGCAGAATATATCTTAAAACAAATATTGAACAATTATTCCTTATCCCAAAAGTCCAACAAACTCACTTATACCATTGAAGCATGTAGAGTTGAACACCCAAACGCTTACAAGCCTTGGACACCAGATGATGATGATAAACTGGAAGCACTTTGGTGTGAAGGAAAAACAACAAAAGAACTATCAGATATATTTCAAAGAAAACCGGGAGCTATACGATCCAGAATTAAAAAGCTGGAGCTAGAGATAAAATATATAAGATAA
- a CDS encoding DUF4476 domain-containing protein has translation MKIKTLIAFLLIGGSLFFSSCGSYQSNKNAIQRIEKGMSKREITNLLGNPDYRRFDHEYEQWEFRKTDILGTTIILVDFQNDRVTNMDSFSGDADQTPVPPVTVYPPNDIEYDRPRPPYNNHVRPGRIINDRDFQQLYNTVKSKPFKDDQLELLSIGVADRYFSCQQCIRLMSIYTFDDDKLNVLDIVAPRIADPENYEDIVRSLSFLSSQDKVRKMFSGSRR, from the coding sequence ATGAAAATTAAAACACTAATAGCATTCCTACTGATCGGCGGTTCACTCTTCTTCAGCAGTTGCGGAAGCTACCAGAGCAACAAAAATGCCATCCAGAGAATAGAAAAAGGGATGAGCAAAAGGGAAATAACCAACCTGCTCGGTAACCCGGACTACCGCCGTTTCGACCATGAATATGAACAATGGGAATTCAGAAAGACAGACATACTTGGAACCACCATTATTTTAGTTGATTTCCAGAACGACAGGGTGACAAACATGGATTCATTCAGCGGAGACGCAGACCAGACTCCGGTTCCTCCCGTTACTGTCTATCCACCGAATGATATTGAATACGACAGGCCCCGCCCTCCTTACAACAATCATGTACGGCCCGGCAGGATAATAAACGACAGAGACTTTCAGCAACTATACAATACAGTCAAATCGAAACCGTTTAAAGACGATCAGCTGGAATTGCTATCCATAGGGGTTGCCGACCGGTATTTCTCCTGTCAGCAATGCATAAGGTTGATGTCTATCTATACATTCGACGATGACAAACTGAATGTATTGGATATCGTAGCTCCCCGGATAGCCGATCCGGAAAACTATGAGGATATTGTACGTTCACTAAGCTTCCTGTCAAGCCAGGATAAAGTACGCAAAATGTTTTCTGGATCACGGAGATAA
- a CDS encoding HU family DNA-binding protein, whose translation MSALYDFFPTPQPKGSNKTRYHARLIIKSRITTEMMIEQIADRCSLSTGDLAAAFVEFAHTLEREIRKGNSVQLKGVGTFRGSAKSPAVRSPKEIRAENIHFGGIVFTPDKALEDSLKGMPFQRVAHTHRSKTISEIEIDGKLADYFQDHAYITTIDMCVLCGLRKSTALRRLQTRVKEGRLTHPGYSKAPFYYPVPGYFRVSRHTERGTSV comes from the coding sequence ATGAGTGCACTTTATGACTTCTTCCCTACTCCCCAGCCTAAAGGTTCCAACAAAACGAGATATCATGCACGACTTATTATAAAATCACGGATAACCACCGAGATGATGATCGAACAGATAGCCGATCGGTGTAGCCTGTCGACCGGTGACCTGGCAGCTGCTTTTGTTGAATTTGCACATACACTGGAACGTGAAATACGCAAAGGGAACAGCGTACAACTAAAAGGGGTAGGCACATTCCGCGGCAGCGCCAAATCGCCGGCCGTACGTTCGCCCAAAGAAATACGAGCCGAAAATATCCACTTCGGAGGAATCGTTTTTACTCCGGACAAAGCGTTGGAAGATTCACTCAAAGGAATGCCTTTTCAAAGGGTAGCACATACCCATCGCTCTAAGACAATCAGCGAGATCGAGATCGACGGTAAGCTGGCCGATTATTTTCAGGATCATGCTTACATCACGACGATAGACATGTGTGTTCTATGCGGACTACGGAAATCGACAGCCCTGCGCAGACTACAAACACGTGTAAAAGAAGGACGCCTCACACATCCGGGATACAGCAAAGCTCCCTTTTACTATCCTGTACCTGGATATTTCCGGGTAAGCCGGCATACCGAACGGGGAACTTCAGTATAA
- a CDS encoding GNAT family N-acetyltransferase produces the protein MVKKQTKYELATEADYDELLQVWEASVRSSHHFLTEKDIQYYKPLIRNEYFRAVELYLIRDEQNGHIAAFMGLSDELIEMLFVHPSQQGKGYGRLFIEYALREKNIRKVDVNEQNEQALDFYLSRGFEVVSRDATDGQGKPYPILHLQMKLIRIRKADAEDLATLHQVFEKSVRNTCCKDYSPEQIDAWINRADSARWQELFHSELHFFLAEDTETFQTAGFTSVDTQGYLHSMFVHPRFQKKGIATLLLRTAEMFACHHQAPSLFAEVSLTARPFFERQGFVVEKQQTVTVSHVDMTNFAMRKQLP, from the coding sequence ATGGTAAAAAAACAAACAAAATACGAATTGGCTACCGAAGCGGATTACGATGAACTGCTGCAGGTTTGGGAAGCCTCCGTTCGTAGCTCTCATCATTTCCTGACCGAAAAGGATATACAATATTATAAGCCCCTGATACGGAACGAGTATTTCCGGGCTGTCGAACTTTACCTGATAAGAGATGAACAAAACGGACATATTGCAGCGTTCATGGGACTGAGCGACGAGTTGATCGAAATGCTTTTCGTTCATCCTTCACAACAGGGCAAAGGTTATGGTAGGTTGTTTATAGAATATGCCCTCCGGGAAAAGAATATCCGGAAAGTAGATGTTAACGAGCAAAACGAGCAGGCATTAGATTTCTACCTGAGCAGAGGTTTCGAGGTGGTCTCACGGGATGCCACAGACGGCCAGGGAAAACCATATCCGATCCTTCATCTACAAATGAAACTGATCCGGATAAGAAAAGCTGATGCAGAAGACCTGGCAACACTACACCAGGTATTCGAAAAAAGTGTACGTAACACCTGCTGCAAGGATTATTCCCCGGAGCAGATCGATGCATGGATAAACCGTGCCGACTCGGCCCGTTGGCAAGAACTCTTTCATAGCGAACTGCATTTCTTCCTTGCCGAAGATACCGAAACCTTCCAGACAGCAGGTTTCACCTCCGTCGATACACAAGGCTATCTGCATAGCATGTTTGTTCATCCCCGATTCCAGAAAAAAGGGATAGCCACTTTATTATTACGAACAGCAGAGATGTTTGCCTGTCATCACCAGGCTCCGTCTTTATTTGCAGAGGTAAGCCTGACGGCACGGCCATTCTTCGAAAGACAGGGGTTTGTCGTGGAGAAACAGCAAACCGTCACGGTCAGCCATGTCGATATGACCAACTTTGCGATGCGAAAACAACTGCCTTAA
- a CDS encoding KAP family P-loop NTPase fold protein codes for MYFFIIIIFFSLLLLCALIGLYWGGCLGEGKKKVAVVSKQSVSSNLLVDDVDVKDLLHRRETAKVLADYLLDNPNLKHAVGVAVTGTWGTGKSTFLHFLSLALQERNCMPIIFDPWTEQSTDIRKDLFRKIGELFGMNDQLSVLWHNYTDYIKVTNVTGWFSLCLLAIQRFFIQEELSLSSLKNKLREELCRLESPVVIFIDDSDRLEANGFREVLSLIRCSIDLPRIIFVVAYDPERAKEMLKEVGGEHFMRKMFNVSQPLLSLGNSDLYKFLGDSAKAMKLPFECGDNSFSKLSIKDYLPTFRDAKSYLNLIYKDYQEYKNFANNENLCWEKWGVLELLKYTDLYTYSLLKNNPLALLEEKKKYVLNDNQYVLKKGTENLENKTFNLLHYLFSTNNDDEPFDITSVVYYVCYFDPVFPDSFITEEEYLDIKTDSYKEAFSDYLSSGKTNLLMLITKALHYLGVSKCLLALEALVMAYDEQKKIKSLDEIYFPDNYRRLAKIVDDHPCLGVLTWQVLANFVEDNSDSEWMEEYCQSTLYPGAMVALMNSVIMNSDPDQYMDADYYCYKILKRMVTDGQTAYADIIWMVGDCNAPNLPSKFLTDFLNEHFLDCIAYTLTFIVNKNVNYVVAKSSAMIALFGTYSNFVETINRWRNGNQYDSEMLHQYEQIVTFTQLLTSHNSLHYQLSAYPAIEPYKPKGCICTTPIQEMYIEKEFWENKPRYKIPSDYYFAMNANV; via the coding sequence ATGTACTTTTTCATCATCATTATTTTTTTTAGCCTTTTGTTGCTATGTGCCTTGATCGGCTTATATTGGGGAGGATGTCTGGGGGAAGGTAAAAAGAAAGTAGCTGTAGTTTCTAAGCAGTCGGTTTCTAGTAATCTGCTTGTGGATGATGTCGATGTTAAGGACTTGTTGCATCGAAGGGAAACAGCGAAGGTCTTGGCTGATTATCTTCTGGATAATCCGAATTTAAAGCATGCAGTAGGAGTGGCTGTCACGGGTACATGGGGGACTGGGAAAAGTACGTTTTTGCACTTTTTATCGTTGGCCCTTCAGGAAAGGAATTGTATGCCGATAATCTTCGATCCGTGGACAGAGCAAAGTACAGATATCAGAAAGGATTTGTTTCGAAAGATCGGAGAGCTATTCGGGATGAATGATCAGTTGTCTGTACTGTGGCATAATTATACTGACTATATAAAAGTCACTAATGTAACGGGGTGGTTCTCTTTGTGTCTTCTTGCCATTCAACGTTTTTTTATACAGGAAGAATTGTCTTTGAGTTCTTTAAAGAATAAATTACGTGAAGAACTTTGTCGTTTAGAAAGTCCCGTAGTTATATTTATCGATGACTCGGATCGGTTGGAAGCGAATGGTTTTAGAGAGGTATTGTCATTAATACGCTGTTCGATAGATTTACCTCGAATAATTTTTGTTGTTGCTTATGATCCGGAGCGGGCTAAAGAAATGCTGAAAGAAGTGGGAGGGGAACATTTTATGCGTAAGATGTTTAATGTGTCACAACCTCTTCTGTCTTTAGGGAATAGTGATCTCTATAAGTTTTTGGGTGATAGTGCTAAGGCTATGAAATTACCTTTCGAATGCGGAGATAATTCTTTTAGTAAACTTTCGATAAAGGACTATCTACCAACATTTCGTGATGCGAAAAGTTATCTGAATCTGATATACAAAGATTATCAGGAGTATAAAAACTTTGCCAACAACGAGAATCTGTGTTGGGAGAAATGGGGTGTGTTGGAACTGCTTAAGTATACAGATCTGTATACGTATTCGCTTTTGAAAAATAATCCGCTAGCGTTGCTTGAAGAAAAGAAAAAATATGTGCTGAATGACAATCAGTATGTTTTGAAAAAGGGAACAGAGAATCTTGAAAATAAAACTTTTAATTTGTTGCATTATCTTTTCTCTACAAACAATGATGATGAGCCATTCGATATTACGTCTGTTGTTTATTATGTATGCTATTTTGATCCGGTATTTCCTGACAGTTTTATAACAGAGGAAGAGTATTTAGATATAAAAACGGACTCCTACAAAGAAGCCTTTTCGGACTATTTAAGTTCAGGCAAAACTAATTTGCTCATGCTGATTACGAAAGCGCTCCATTATTTGGGAGTAAGTAAATGTTTGCTGGCACTGGAAGCTCTAGTTATGGCTTATGATGAACAGAAGAAAATAAAATCTCTTGACGAGATATATTTTCCCGATAATTATAGGAGATTGGCCAAAATTGTAGATGATCATCCTTGTTTAGGTGTACTTACCTGGCAGGTTTTAGCTAATTTTGTTGAAGATAATTCAGATTCTGAATGGATGGAAGAATATTGCCAATCGACACTCTATCCAGGTGCAATGGTTGCATTAATGAATTCTGTGATAATGAATAGTGATCCAGATCAATACATGGATGCTGACTACTATTGCTATAAGATACTTAAACGGATGGTTACAGATGGACAAACTGCTTATGCGGATATAATATGGATGGTAGGTGATTGTAATGCACCGAATCTCCCGTCTAAATTTTTAACTGATTTCCTGAATGAACATTTCCTTGACTGTATTGCTTATACACTGACATTTATTGTGAACAAAAATGTGAATTATGTGGTCGCAAAGAGTAGCGCAATGATTGCTTTGTTTGGCACTTACAGTAATTTTGTAGAGACTATAAATCGTTGGAGGAATGGAAATCAATATGATAGTGAAATGTTGCATCAATATGAACAAATAGTGACTTTTACGCAACTACTAACTTCGCATAACTCCCTGCATTACCAGCTTTCTGCTTACCCTGCCATTGAACCATATAAGCCAAAGGGGTGTATATGTACAACCCCTATTCAGGAAATGTATATAGAAAAAGAGTTTTGGGAGAATAAACCAAGATATAAGATTCCATCTGATTACTATTTTGCAATGAATGCGAATGTATAA